In Sphingomonas profundi, the sequence CCCAGCCGCGTATGTAGAAGGCTATCCGGATCGCCGGCCGCCCGCAAGCCGGACGGCCGCGTCGACGGCCTACTCGAACTCCAGGATCACCGCGTCCACCGCCAGGCTCTCGCCCGGCTTGGCGGCGACCGTCTTCACCGTGCCGGTCTTCTCCGCGCGCAAGATGTTCTCCATCTTCATCGCCTCGACCACGGCGAGCGGCTGGCCGGCCTCCACCTTGTCGCCGGCGGCCACGTTGATCGCGGTGACGAGGCCCGGCATCGGGCACAGCAGGAAGCGCGAGAGATCGGGCGGCACCTTCTCGATCATGTGGTGGGACAGTTCCGCCACGCGCGGCGCCAGCACGCGCAGCGTGTGCGATGCGCCGCGCGTGGTGAAGCGCCAGGATGAACGCTGCCGCACGACGCGGATCGCCAGCGGCTCGCCGTCGATCGTCGCCTCGATCAGCCGCTGGCCGGGCCGGTAGGGCGCATCGACCACCACCGCCTGCCCGTCCACCGTCACCGCCTCGCCGCCGATCACCACGCGGTGCTCGGCCCCGTCCAGCGCGACGACCCACTCGGCCACCGCCGTGGCGGTGTCGCTGAACGCGGTGGGCGCCAGCTGGCCGTCGATCAGGCTCGCCCGCGCCGCCTCCGCCGTGGCGATGACGCCGGCCACCGCCGCCAGCCGGGCGGTCAGCGCCGCATCGGCGGGAGCGCCCTGGAACCCCTCCGGATATTCCTCGGCGATGAAGCCGGTCGTCAGCTCGCCAGAGCGGAAGCGCGGATGCTGCATCAGCGCCGAGAGGAAATCGACATTGTGGCCGATGCCGTCGATCTCGAAGCTGTCGAGCGCCGCGACCTGCCGGTCGATCGCCTGGCTCCGCGTGGCGCCGTAGGTGACGAGCTTGGCGATCATCGGATCGTAGAACATCGAGATTTCGGAGCCCTCGTAGACGCCGTCGTCCACCCGCACGTCGGCCGTCTCGGCCGGCGGCCGGTAGCGCGCGAGGCGGCCGGTGGAGGGCAGGAAGCCGCGATAGGGATCCTCGGCATAGACCCGGTTCTCGACCGACCAGCCCTCCAGCTTCACCTGATCCTGGGTGAAAGCCAGCCTCTCGCCATAGGCCACGCGGATCATCTGCTCCACCAGGTCCAGCCCGGTGATATATTCGGTGACGGGATGCTCCACCTGCAGGCGGGTGTTCATCTCCAGGAAGTAGAAGCCCTTGCCCGTCTTGTCCGCGCCGGAGACGATCAGCTCCACCGTGCCGGCGCTGTAATAGCCGACGGCGCGGGCCAGAGCGACCGCCTGCTCGCCCATAGCCCGCCGCATCTCGGGCGTCACGAACGGCGAGGGCGCCTCCTCCACCACCTTCTGGTGGCGGCGTTGCACCGAACATTCCCGCTCGTTCAGGTAGAGGATGTTGCCGTGCTTGTCGCCGAGCACCTGGATCTCGATGTGACGCGGGCTCTCGATGAACTTCTCGATGAACACGCGGTCGTCGCCGAAACTGGCGAGGCCCTCGCGCTTCGTCGCCTCGAAGCCCTCGCGCACGTCGCGCTCGGAATAAGCGAGGCGCATCCCCTTGCCGCCACCGCCGGCGGACGCCTTCATCATCACCGGATAGCCGATGTCGCCGGCGATCCGCACCGCCTCGTCGGTATCGGCGATCTCGCCCAGAAAGCCGGGGACGACGTTGACGCCGGCGGCCTTGGCCAGCTTCTTCGATTCGATCTTGTCGCCCATCGCGGCGATGGCGCCCACCGGCGGGCCGATGAAGGCGATGCCCGCCTCCTCCAGCGCCTTGGCGAAGCTGGTCCGTTCGGAAAGGAAGCCGTAGCCGGGGTGGACGGCCTCCGCCCCGGTCTCCTTGCAGGCGAGAATGATCGCCTCGGCCAGCAGATAGCTTTCGGACGCGGGCGGCGGCCCGAGCCGCACCTTCTCGTCCGCCATCTCGACATGCTTGGCGCGCGCGTCCGCATCCGAATAGACGGCGACCGTCTTGATGCCCATGCGCCTGGCCGTCTTGATCACGCGACAGGCGATCTCGCCACGATTGGCGATCAGGATCTTCTTGAACATGCTTTCATCCCCGCAAACCTTCAGTCGCCGTGCATGAAGAAGCCGGCGTTAAACATCCACGACAACAGGACCACCACGATCACTGTCGCTAATAAAGGCGGCCCGAAGGCTTTCACCTCGCCGCTATCGTCGCCGGTGCGCCCCGCAACAGACCCTCGGTACTCAGGTCTTCGTCCAGTGCCGGCCAGTGGATGCCATAGCCGCCGCCGGCCTTCTCCCAATCGAGACGCTGCTCGGCCGTGGCGCGAAGCAGCCGCGGATACCAGGCGAGCGGAGCCGAGATCGTGCGTCCGTCCATCAGGTCGACGATCAGGCTGGCCTCGTCGAAGCGCACGTCGAGCACGCGCTCGTCGGTTACTCTAGCCGAAATGTTCATGCCACGCCTCCAGCAGCAACGCGCGATGCTCCGTCACGAGCAGGACGATGCCACCGATCTCGTGCGCCCGGAGCCCGCGGCTCCGCGCCACCTCGATGGGCTCCAGCCATATCTTTATCGTCGCCTCGCCCCGGTCGACATGGACGTGCGGAGGTTCGTTCGGCTCGTGGCTGTAGAAGTAGAAGCGGAAGGCGCCGATCCGCAGCACC encodes:
- a CDS encoding acetyl-CoA carboxylase biotin carboxylase subunit — protein: MFKKILIANRGEIACRVIKTARRMGIKTVAVYSDADARAKHVEMADEKVRLGPPPASESYLLAEAIILACKETGAEAVHPGYGFLSERTSFAKALEEAGIAFIGPPVGAIAAMGDKIESKKLAKAAGVNVVPGFLGEIADTDEAVRIAGDIGYPVMMKASAGGGGKGMRLAYSERDVREGFEATKREGLASFGDDRVFIEKFIESPRHIEIQVLGDKHGNILYLNERECSVQRRHQKVVEEAPSPFVTPEMRRAMGEQAVALARAVGYYSAGTVELIVSGADKTGKGFYFLEMNTRLQVEHPVTEYITGLDLVEQMIRVAYGERLAFTQDQVKLEGWSVENRVYAEDPYRGFLPSTGRLARYRPPAETADVRVDDGVYEGSEISMFYDPMIAKLVTYGATRSQAIDRQVAALDSFEIDGIGHNVDFLSALMQHPRFRSGELTTGFIAEEYPEGFQGAPADAALTARLAAVAGVIATAEAARASLIDGQLAPTAFSDTATAVAEWVVALDGAEHRVVIGGEAVTVDGQAVVVDAPYRPGQRLIEATIDGEPLAIRVVRQRSSWRFTTRGASHTLRVLAPRVAELSHHMIEKVPPDLSRFLLCPMPGLVTAINVAAGDKVEAGQPLAVVEAMKMENILRAEKTGTVKTVAAKPGESLAVDAVILEFE
- a CDS encoding DUF2442 domain-containing protein: MNISARVTDERVLDVRFDEASLIVDLMDGRTISAPLAWYPRLLRATAEQRLDWEKAGGGYGIHWPALDEDLSTEGLLRGAPATIAAR
- a CDS encoding DUF4160 domain-containing protein — translated: MPTVLRIGAFRFYFYSHEPNEPPHVHVDRGEATIKIWLEPIEVARSRGLRAHEIGGIVLLVTEHRALLLEAWHEHFG